In Streptomyces hawaiiensis, one genomic interval encodes:
- a CDS encoding beta-galactosidase, with amino-acid sequence MTDKIRYGGDYNPEQWPQEVWDEDHRLFTRAGIDTLTVGVFTWSLTQPAPDTYDFTILDRVLDRASAEGRRVCLATGTAALPPWLAKRHPEVNRTDFEGRRHRYGQRHTFCPSSPAYRAHATALAARLAERYTGHPALLAWHINNEYGGACYCELCAEAFRDWLRDRHGTLDALNDAWWTTFWSHRYTDWGQIEPPNALTEHWRGPDHTAFQGITLDYFRFTTDALLGCFLAEKEVIRAHDPDTPVTTNFMGTFRPLDYHRWAPHLDFASWDNYPPLDAPPTRPALAHDLMRGLKDGAPFWLMEQTPSTTACRDVNPLRRPGELRLATFQAIAHGADAALYFQMRASRGACEKYHGAVIGHAGRDDTRVFREVAELGRELQALGDRTLGARTPARTALLFDWDSWWALEISDGPSRLVKYPDVVHAYYRAAREAGADVDVLPQTADLTPYDVVLTPALHMVKGDLAPRLEAVAARGGTVLATFLSGRVDEHDRAFLTDVPGPLAPLMGVRVDEWDARPPEFTQTVPELGAKARLVFEIVLPRGAEPVATYGTDFYAGTPAVTRNPFGENDGEAWYVATALDQPGVDEVVRRILARHDLLGPYADHPAVETATRVAPDGTRLLFLLNHAPGPARLTAHATATDLLTGKRLDQGEPLVLDPLGVAILQ; translated from the coding sequence ATGACGGACAAGATCCGCTACGGCGGCGACTACAACCCCGAGCAGTGGCCTCAGGAGGTCTGGGACGAGGACCACCGGCTGTTCACCCGGGCCGGCATCGACACCCTCACCGTCGGCGTCTTCACCTGGTCCCTCACCCAGCCGGCCCCGGACACCTACGATTTCACGATCCTGGACCGCGTTCTGGACCGGGCCTCCGCCGAGGGACGCCGGGTCTGCCTGGCCACCGGCACCGCCGCCCTCCCGCCCTGGCTCGCCAAGCGGCACCCCGAGGTCAACCGCACCGACTTCGAGGGCCGCCGCCACCGCTACGGCCAGCGCCACACCTTCTGTCCCAGCTCACCGGCGTACCGCGCACACGCCACCGCGCTGGCCGCCCGCCTCGCCGAGCGGTACACCGGCCACCCCGCCCTGCTCGCCTGGCACATCAACAACGAGTACGGCGGCGCCTGTTACTGCGAGCTGTGCGCCGAGGCGTTCCGGGACTGGCTCCGGGACCGGCACGGCACCCTCGACGCGCTCAACGACGCCTGGTGGACCACCTTCTGGTCCCACCGCTACACCGACTGGGGCCAGATCGAGCCGCCGAACGCCCTCACCGAGCACTGGCGCGGCCCCGACCACACCGCCTTCCAGGGCATCACCCTCGACTACTTCCGCTTCACCACCGACGCCCTCCTCGGCTGCTTCCTGGCCGAGAAGGAGGTGATCCGCGCCCACGACCCGGACACGCCCGTCACCACCAACTTCATGGGCACCTTTCGCCCCCTCGACTACCACCGCTGGGCGCCCCACCTGGACTTCGCCTCCTGGGACAACTACCCGCCCCTCGACGCCCCGCCGACCCGGCCCGCCCTCGCCCACGACCTGATGCGCGGCCTGAAGGACGGCGCCCCCTTCTGGCTGATGGAGCAGACCCCGTCGACGACGGCCTGCCGTGACGTCAACCCGCTCCGGCGGCCCGGTGAACTCCGCCTCGCCACCTTCCAGGCGATCGCCCACGGCGCGGACGCCGCCCTCTACTTCCAGATGCGCGCCTCCCGGGGCGCCTGCGAGAAGTACCACGGGGCGGTCATCGGCCACGCTGGCCGCGACGACACCCGCGTCTTTCGCGAAGTCGCCGAACTGGGAAGGGAACTGCAGGCCCTGGGCGACCGGACGCTCGGCGCCCGCACCCCCGCCCGCACCGCCCTCCTCTTCGACTGGGACAGCTGGTGGGCCCTGGAGATCTCCGACGGCCCCTCCCGGCTGGTGAAGTACCCGGACGTCGTCCACGCCTACTACCGGGCCGCCCGCGAGGCCGGCGCAGACGTGGACGTGCTCCCGCAGACCGCCGACCTCACGCCCTACGACGTGGTCCTCACCCCCGCCCTGCACATGGTCAAGGGCGACCTCGCCCCCCGCCTCGAAGCCGTCGCCGCCCGCGGTGGCACGGTCCTGGCCACCTTCCTCTCCGGCCGCGTCGACGAACACGACCGGGCCTTCCTCACCGACGTCCCCGGCCCGCTGGCACCCCTCATGGGCGTCCGCGTGGACGAATGGGACGCCCGCCCGCCGGAGTTCACCCAGACCGTCCCCGAGCTGGGGGCGAAGGCCCGGCTCGTCTTCGAGATCGTGCTCCCGCGCGGCGCCGAACCGGTCGCCACCTACGGCACCGACTTCTACGCGGGCACCCCGGCCGTGACCCGCAACCCCTTCGGCGAGAACGACGGCGAGGCCTGGTACGTCGCCACCGCCCTCGACCAGCCGGGCGTCGACGAGGTCGTCCGCCGGATCCTGGCCCGCCACGACCTGCTCGGCCCCTACGCCGACCACCCGGCGGTCGAGACGGCGACCCGCGTCGCCCCCGACGGCACCCGCCTGCTCTTCCTCCTCAACCACGCCCCCGGACCGGCCCGCCTCACCGCCCACGCCACCGCGACCGACCTGCTCACCGGCAAGCGGCTGGACCAGGGCGAACCCCTGGTCCTCGACCCGCTCGGCGTGGCGATCCTTCAGTAG
- a CDS encoding extracellular solute-binding protein → MKNAGQLSRRQILAAAGFIGLATVTGCGSGDDDGDGKDLSKKQDGAMKNYRAGQQFKASKPLSFSVLHNNNPVYPMKNGWLFWKELTKRTGVTLKPVDVPLADYEKKRSVLIGAGDAPLLIPKTYHPSEVAFVSSGAILPVSDYVKLMPNFRDKVRKWKLEPELDSIRQSDGKYYLLPGLHEKAKSGYSLSFRTDVLDRLGLSLPTTWDEVYDVLKALKEEYPDTYPWSDRWSTNTPFPCGALFRYLGQAYGVKAGWTYDNISFDTKTQKFVFTATQDAYRQMIEYLRRLVAEKLLDPESFTQQDDQAVQKLLAEKSYVISANPQELVQNYRYNLGKQVKGSKIEMVPVPLGPAGPVLLSGIRLENGVMISSEALKSADFVAMMQFVDWLWYSDEGQKFCKWGVKDVTYTESGGTYRLKPGITLMGSDPDAPKDLQKDYGFFNGVFTYGGSWELVSSTFSPDEKKFEDAMSQREELPVDPAHPLQSFEQEQATLWDTPLKDHVIQNTLQFVLGKRPLSEWDAYVAELEAKNMQQLVDLHNKAYERFKKENG, encoded by the coding sequence GTGAAGAACGCAGGACAGCTGTCGCGGCGCCAGATACTCGCCGCCGCCGGATTCATCGGCCTCGCCACCGTCACCGGCTGCGGCAGCGGGGACGACGACGGGGACGGCAAGGACCTGTCCAAGAAACAGGACGGGGCGATGAAGAACTACCGGGCCGGACAGCAGTTCAAGGCTTCCAAGCCGCTGTCCTTCTCGGTGCTGCACAACAACAACCCGGTGTATCCGATGAAGAACGGCTGGCTGTTCTGGAAGGAACTGACCAAGCGCACCGGCGTGACGCTCAAGCCGGTCGACGTCCCGCTGGCCGACTACGAGAAGAAGCGCAGTGTGCTCATCGGCGCGGGCGACGCGCCCCTTCTCATCCCCAAGACGTACCACCCCTCCGAGGTGGCCTTCGTCTCCTCGGGCGCGATCCTCCCGGTCAGCGACTACGTCAAGCTGATGCCCAACTTCCGCGACAAGGTGCGCAAGTGGAAGCTGGAGCCCGAGCTCGACTCCATCCGCCAGTCCGACGGCAAGTACTACCTGCTGCCCGGCCTGCACGAGAAGGCCAAGTCCGGCTACTCGCTCTCCTTCCGCACGGACGTCCTCGACCGGCTCGGCCTCAGCCTGCCCACCACCTGGGACGAGGTGTACGACGTCCTCAAGGCGCTCAAGGAGGAGTACCCCGACACATACCCGTGGAGCGACCGCTGGAGCACCAACACCCCTTTCCCGTGCGGCGCGTTGTTCCGCTATCTCGGCCAGGCGTACGGCGTCAAGGCGGGCTGGACGTACGACAACATCAGCTTCGACACCAAGACGCAGAAGTTCGTCTTCACCGCGACCCAGGACGCCTACCGGCAGATGATCGAGTACCTGCGCAGACTCGTCGCCGAGAAGCTCCTCGACCCCGAGAGCTTCACCCAGCAGGACGACCAGGCGGTCCAGAAGCTGCTGGCCGAGAAGTCCTACGTGATCAGCGCCAATCCGCAGGAACTGGTACAGAACTACCGCTACAACCTCGGCAAGCAGGTCAAGGGCTCGAAGATCGAGATGGTCCCGGTGCCCCTCGGCCCGGCCGGCCCGGTCCTCCTGAGCGGCATCCGGCTGGAGAACGGCGTCATGATCTCCAGCGAGGCCCTCAAGAGTGCCGACTTCGTCGCGATGATGCAGTTCGTGGACTGGCTCTGGTACTCCGACGAGGGCCAGAAGTTCTGCAAGTGGGGCGTCAAGGACGTCACGTACACCGAGTCCGGCGGCACGTACCGGCTGAAGCCGGGGATCACACTGATGGGCTCCGACCCCGACGCCCCGAAGGACCTCCAGAAGGACTACGGCTTCTTCAACGGCGTGTTCACCTACGGCGGCAGCTGGGAGCTGGTGTCCTCCACCTTCAGCCCGGACGAGAAGAAGTTCGAGGACGCCATGTCCCAGCGCGAGGAACTGCCCGTCGACCCGGCCCACCCGCTGCAGTCGTTCGAGCAGGAGCAGGCGACCCTCTGGGACACCCCGCTCAAGGACCACGTCATCCAGAACACCCTCCAGTTCGTCCTCGGTAAGCGCCCGCTGTCCGAATGGGACGCGTACGTCGCCGAGTTGGAGGCGAAGAACATGCAGCAGCTCGTCGACCTGCACAACAAGGCGTACGAGCGGTTCAAGAAGGAGAACGGGTGA